One region of Prosthecobacter debontii genomic DNA includes:
- a CDS encoding winged helix-turn-helix domain-containing protein → MTAVTASTPDTVATPRMALHLRMLLGEVTILGPGKAELLGHIQETGSISEAARRMDMSYQRAWRHVKVMNDLFPSPLVASSRGGAVRGGASLTEQGETVLKAYQALLGEVDAAVKKHQRTLLKLASKV, encoded by the coding sequence ATGACCGCCGTTACAGCCTCCACACCGGACACTGTCGCCACCCCTCGCATGGCTCTGCATCTGCGGATGCTCCTGGGTGAGGTCACCATTCTAGGCCCGGGCAAAGCGGAACTGCTGGGGCACATTCAGGAGACGGGTTCCATCTCGGAGGCCGCACGGAGGATGGATATGTCCTATCAGCGGGCGTGGCGCCATGTGAAGGTGATGAACGATCTCTTTCCCTCCCCCTTGGTCGCCTCGTCGCGCGGCGGAGCCGTGAGAGGTGGGGCCAGTCTGACGGAGCAGGGCGAAACGGTGCTCAAGGCTTATCAAGCATTGCTCGGTGAGGTGGACGCGGCGGTCAAAAAACATCAGCGCACCCTTCTAAAGCTGGCGTCCAAGGTTTAA
- a CDS encoding ArsR/SmtB family transcription factor, whose translation MPRSRRVHFDCLTAMRALGEPTRFALVRALLDGPRCVNDLCEQLAATPYNASKHLRVLREAGLIEVEKHSQQRVYSLAEAFRIRMKPGTQTLDLGCCQFHLDQFEED comes from the coding sequence ATGCCTCGCAGCCGTCGTGTCCACTTTGACTGCCTTACCGCCATGCGTGCCTTGGGTGAACCGACTCGCTTTGCCCTAGTGCGTGCTTTGTTGGACGGCCCTCGTTGCGTCAATGACCTGTGCGAGCAACTGGCGGCTACGCCCTACAATGCCTCGAAGCACCTTCGAGTCTTGCGCGAAGCCGGGCTGATCGAAGTGGAAAAGCATAGCCAGCAGCGAGTTTATTCGCTCGCCGAGGCCTTTCGCATACGGATGAAACCCGGCACTCAGACCCTCGACCTGGGCTGCTGCCAGTTTCATCTCGATCAGTTTGAGGAAGATTGA
- a CDS encoding DUF2062 domain-containing protein, which produces MVEYAKGYFRRSVFKTYRFLKHPRKLKTSPLMRWFARHFLDKRVWKPTQHTFAGGMAVGLFVTVQLLPIQMPTAAILAAIFRVNIPIAIAMCWVSNPATLAPIGLLENWIGTWIMHQFGDPTAAVAKIAEGHERIARGIEFAKAMFIGGVFLGGALAPVGYVLTYIIWGAVDHWNKFRSQPQLPLKPGADD; this is translated from the coding sequence ATGGTTGAATACGCTAAAGGCTATTTTCGCCGCTCCGTCTTTAAGACTTACCGTTTCCTCAAGCACCCGAGGAAACTGAAGACCAGTCCGCTCATGCGCTGGTTTGCCCGGCACTTTCTGGATAAGCGAGTGTGGAAGCCCACGCAGCATACCTTTGCTGGTGGTATGGCGGTAGGGCTGTTTGTCACAGTGCAACTGCTGCCGATTCAGATGCCCACAGCAGCGATTTTGGCCGCTATTTTTCGTGTCAATATCCCCATCGCCATCGCCATGTGTTGGGTCAGTAACCCAGCGACGTTGGCCCCCATCGGTTTGCTCGAAAACTGGATAGGCACCTGGATCATGCATCAGTTCGGTGATCCCACGGCCGCGGTGGCCAAGATCGCCGAGGGACATGAACGAATCGCTCGAGGCATCGAGTTTGCCAAGGCCATGTTCATTGGCGGTGTCTTTTTAGGCGGGGCTCTTGCTCCCGTGGGCTATGTGCTGACCTATATCATTTGGGGAGCGGTGGATCACTGGAACAAATTCCGCAGCCAGCCGCAGTTGCCGCTTAAACCTGGCGCTGACGACTAA
- a CDS encoding undecaprenyl-diphosphate phosphatase: MPDWLSVIFLGIIEGVTEFLPISSTGHLLIPQTLGWLQPRSDLFNVVIQSGAVLAVLAVFAKRVKGMVTTLGSPETRGYLAKLAVAFLLTAIGGLILKKLEVKLPETVTPVAWATFIGGIVILVLERLYRGKEGTSDMSWLVVVAIAGAQLLAAVFPGTSRSGATILMAMAFGIARPSATEFSFLLGIPTLIAAGGLKIVSELSEHGGAGENWSLLALGTVVSALSAFVVVKWLIRFVQSHTFNGFAVYRIVLGFGLLIYAATAAH; the protein is encoded by the coding sequence ATGCCTGATTGGCTTTCCGTGATTTTTCTCGGCATCATCGAAGGTGTCACCGAGTTCTTACCCATTTCCTCCACGGGGCATTTGCTGATTCCTCAGACTCTGGGTTGGCTTCAGCCCAGGAGTGATTTGTTCAATGTGGTGATCCAAAGCGGGGCTGTGCTGGCCGTGCTGGCGGTCTTTGCCAAACGAGTGAAAGGGATGGTCACTACCTTGGGATCTCCTGAAACCCGTGGTTATCTGGCGAAGTTGGCGGTGGCTTTCCTGCTCACGGCCATCGGCGGACTGATCTTGAAGAAACTGGAGGTCAAGCTCCCTGAAACGGTGACTCCCGTGGCCTGGGCGACTTTCATTGGAGGTATCGTTATTTTAGTCCTGGAGCGTTTGTATCGTGGCAAAGAAGGAACGTCTGATATGTCTTGGTTGGTGGTCGTTGCGATTGCTGGCGCTCAGCTTTTGGCGGCCGTCTTTCCCGGCACTTCGCGGTCTGGAGCCACCATTCTGATGGCCATGGCTTTTGGGATTGCGCGTCCCTCCGCAACCGAGTTTTCATTTCTTCTGGGCATCCCGACGCTCATTGCTGCAGGAGGACTCAAAATCGTTTCTGAATTGAGCGAACACGGAGGGGCAGGTGAAAATTGGTCGCTGCTAGCCCTGGGGACTGTGGTGAGTGCGCTTTCGGCGTTCGTGGTGGTGAAATGGTTGATCCGTTTTGTCCAAAGTCACACATTCAACGGATTTGCGGTCTATCGGATCGTATTAGGATTTGGACTCCTGATTTACGCTGCGACAGCAGCACATTGA
- a CDS encoding DUF1549 domain-containing protein has translation MDDPAGLHWGGQETSYGLRFRALLLLDLLQPPMKTPLFTFSCLSMLALAVHAAPPKKEEGIDPNKPVSFYKHIRPILQANCTGCHQPAKAKGDYVMTDFAKLLAGGEEGNAIVPGKPEESNLIKLSSPNAEGKVEMPPKGDPLHETQLALIKRWISEGAKDDTPASALAHYDMEHPPVYVTAPAVTSMEYSPDGSMLAVAGYHEVLIHKADGSGLVARLVGLSERIQKLAWSPDGKKIAVTGGSPAREGEIQVWDVTKKKLELSKSLTFDTLYGVSWAPDGKFIAVGCADNGLRAIDAATGKETLFMGGHSDWVLDTVWSTDGKLLVSCGRDMSVKLTEVETQRFIDNITSITPGALKGGVQALARHPSRNEILIGGTDGMPAIYRMERITKRVIGDNANLIRKFPVMQGRIFGVDFAPDGKRIVAGASHEGTGQVNIYASDYDSTMPDEVKTIVETRSGTGKALDDWIVKDVKLISSTPMPTGGVFTVSFSPDGQTVAAAGQDGRIRLIEASTGKIAKEFVSVPLTENKALAASEVIADDSVRATATKDDKVETLVPGLTVASIEVQPTSISVAKPTEYAQLLVTATMSDGSKADITRMAKLTFNGGDAASVNERGMVRPIKDGKGEVKVAFMGKSAVIPVSVAGMNLALKPDYVRDVMPITSKLGCNMGTCHGAKDGKAGFKLSLRGYDPIYDVLAFTDELGSRRVNVASPDHSLMLLKASGSVPHEGGQLTVPGELYYETLKAWISQGARLDLKTPRVTSIEVFPKNPVLERIGNRQQMRVIARYADGYVKDVTAEAFMESGNGDVIEADKSGLMTSLRRGEAAILARFEGAYAATTVTVMGDRTGFAWKEPEKWTKIDELVAKKWQRMKIEPSGLCTDEDFLRRIHIDLTGLPPKPEEVRAFVADNRDTRTKRNEVIDKLIGNPDFVDHWANKWADMLQVNSKFLGTEGVKILRDWIKQQVADNTPYDRMAYRIITATGSTKDNPAAAYFKTVRTPEELVENTTHLFLATRFNCNKCHDHPFEKWTWDQYYQTAAFFAQVDLKTDPASAGKTIGGTAVEGAKPLYEIVSDKTEGEMNHLRTNAPVAPKVPFEMELVSKTAKTRREQFATWMTSPDNDYFAMSYANRIWGYLTGTGVIEPLDDIRAGNPPSNPELLQYLTNEFIQSGFNVRHLMKIITQSRSYQLSLATNKWNEDDKVNYSHAKARRLPAEVLFDSVFAVTGSMPNIPGVPKGTRAAQLIDGQTQLPDGFLTNFGKPARESVCECERSNEVNLGPVMALMSGPTVGDAISDPNNAIAKLAREVKDDAKLVEEIFVRILNRKPTGKEINAALASMAGMDSENKVLAAEWQAKEVEQKPVIEKAEADRLALMEKTKGELESYKVKMAPEWKKKEEARLAAIKKAEEGVKKVADTAPVQQPRWEQYADLSTEWYPLELTVNRAGGVEKLEVQPDGSVLATPLADGKVTPGNYMVNGKSPLETITAIKLEVLPDDSLPNNGPGLAPDGNFVLSEFNVSATPASAEGGKRVKGGTPVEVRNPKADFEQTGFPVTEALKKGNRDKGWAVSPEGGYRHEAIFEFAKPIAYKGGAQIIVQMSQPFQNGKYNLGRFRLWVTSSPAPRFGVAKLVADAIKAPVAKRTQEQKEALAAHFLAQFKDYQSTKKTLVAAQRPVQVDPQLIVLKNQYTEATNPIVLDPKLVQLRRDAELSRKQLEDKRLTAAQDLAWALINSPAFLFNH, from the coding sequence ATGGATGATCCCGCCGGACTGCACTGGGGAGGGCAAGAGACCAGCTATGGCTTGCGTTTTCGTGCGTTACTTTTGTTAGACCTCCTTCAGCCACCCATGAAGACACCGCTATTTACCTTCTCATGCTTGTCCATGCTCGCGCTGGCCGTTCACGCGGCACCGCCGAAAAAGGAGGAGGGCATCGATCCGAACAAGCCGGTGTCGTTTTACAAACACATCCGTCCCATCCTTCAGGCGAACTGCACGGGCTGCCACCAGCCAGCGAAGGCCAAGGGGGATTACGTGATGACGGACTTCGCTAAATTGCTCGCGGGCGGCGAAGAGGGAAATGCCATTGTGCCTGGGAAGCCCGAGGAGTCGAATTTGATCAAGTTGTCTTCTCCCAATGCGGAGGGAAAAGTCGAAATGCCACCCAAAGGCGATCCTCTGCATGAGACGCAACTGGCCCTCATCAAACGCTGGATCAGCGAAGGAGCAAAGGATGATACCCCGGCCTCGGCCTTGGCTCACTATGACATGGAGCATCCGCCTGTGTATGTCACGGCTCCGGCGGTGACGTCGATGGAGTATTCGCCTGATGGCAGCATGCTCGCGGTGGCGGGATATCATGAGGTGCTCATTCACAAAGCGGACGGCAGCGGCCTTGTGGCGCGTCTGGTGGGGCTCTCGGAGCGCATTCAGAAGCTGGCTTGGTCCCCCGATGGCAAAAAGATCGCCGTGACTGGGGGGAGCCCGGCGCGAGAGGGCGAGATTCAGGTCTGGGATGTGACCAAGAAGAAGTTGGAGTTGTCGAAGTCACTCACCTTTGACACCCTCTATGGGGTGAGCTGGGCGCCTGATGGCAAGTTCATTGCTGTCGGCTGTGCGGATAACGGCCTGCGGGCCATCGATGCGGCGACGGGTAAAGAAACCCTGTTCATGGGTGGGCACAGTGACTGGGTACTGGACACGGTGTGGAGCACGGATGGCAAGCTGCTCGTCTCCTGCGGCCGCGACATGAGTGTGAAGCTGACCGAGGTGGAAACCCAGCGCTTCATTGACAACATCACCTCCATCACTCCTGGAGCCCTGAAAGGCGGCGTGCAGGCTTTGGCACGTCACCCATCTCGGAATGAAATCCTCATCGGTGGCACCGATGGCATGCCTGCGATTTACCGCATGGAGCGCATCACCAAGCGCGTCATTGGAGATAACGCCAACCTCATTCGTAAATTCCCCGTGATGCAGGGTCGTATCTTCGGTGTGGACTTTGCACCTGACGGTAAACGCATCGTCGCAGGCGCCTCCCATGAAGGTACGGGTCAAGTCAATATCTACGCTTCCGACTACGACAGCACCATGCCGGACGAGGTGAAGACCATCGTGGAAACTCGCAGTGGCACTGGCAAAGCGTTGGATGACTGGATCGTCAAAGATGTGAAGCTGATCTCCAGCACGCCGATGCCTACTGGGGGCGTTTTCACCGTGAGCTTCAGTCCCGATGGCCAAACCGTGGCTGCGGCGGGTCAGGATGGCCGGATTCGTTTGATCGAGGCAAGCACAGGCAAAATTGCCAAGGAATTTGTTAGTGTGCCCTTGACCGAAAACAAGGCCTTGGCTGCCAGTGAAGTGATCGCCGATGACAGCGTGCGTGCCACGGCCACGAAGGACGATAAGGTGGAAACTCTGGTTCCTGGGCTCACCGTGGCTTCCATCGAGGTCCAGCCCACGTCCATCTCCGTGGCAAAACCCACGGAATATGCACAACTCTTGGTCACGGCGACGATGAGTGACGGCTCCAAGGCTGACATCACCCGCATGGCTAAACTGACCTTCAATGGCGGTGACGCAGCCTCGGTCAATGAACGCGGCATGGTGCGTCCGATCAAGGATGGCAAAGGCGAGGTGAAGGTGGCTTTCATGGGCAAGAGCGCGGTGATCCCCGTCAGTGTTGCGGGCATGAACTTAGCCTTGAAACCGGACTATGTGCGTGACGTCATGCCCATCACGTCGAAGCTGGGTTGTAATATGGGAACCTGCCACGGTGCCAAGGATGGTAAAGCAGGCTTCAAGCTCAGCCTGCGCGGTTATGATCCGATTTATGACGTGCTGGCTTTCACCGACGAACTCGGCAGTCGGCGTGTGAATGTGGCCTCCCCAGATCACTCGCTTATGCTGCTGAAAGCCAGCGGTTCTGTGCCACATGAAGGTGGGCAGCTCACCGTTCCTGGAGAACTGTATTATGAGACCTTGAAAGCCTGGATCAGCCAGGGGGCCAGGCTGGATCTGAAGACTCCGCGCGTGACCAGCATCGAGGTGTTTCCGAAGAACCCTGTGCTTGAGCGCATCGGTAATCGTCAGCAGATGCGAGTGATCGCTCGTTATGCAGATGGTTATGTCAAAGACGTGACCGCTGAAGCCTTCATGGAAAGCGGCAATGGCGATGTGATCGAAGCCGACAAGAGCGGACTCATGACCAGCCTGCGTCGTGGTGAGGCTGCCATCCTGGCACGCTTTGAAGGCGCCTATGCAGCCACCACGGTGACCGTGATGGGAGACCGCACAGGCTTCGCTTGGAAAGAGCCCGAGAAGTGGACCAAGATCGATGAATTGGTGGCCAAGAAATGGCAGCGCATGAAGATTGAGCCCAGCGGCTTATGCACGGATGAGGATTTCCTGCGCCGTATTCATATTGACCTCACGGGCTTGCCACCGAAGCCGGAGGAAGTGCGCGCCTTCGTGGCTGATAACCGTGATACCCGGACCAAGCGCAACGAAGTCATTGATAAGCTGATTGGCAATCCAGACTTCGTGGATCACTGGGCCAACAAATGGGCGGACATGCTTCAGGTGAATAGTAAATTCCTGGGCACTGAGGGGGTCAAAATTCTGCGGGATTGGATCAAGCAGCAGGTGGCGGATAACACACCTTATGATCGGATGGCTTATCGCATCATCACGGCCACGGGTTCTACCAAGGACAATCCGGCCGCCGCTTACTTTAAAACCGTGCGGACACCTGAAGAGTTGGTGGAGAATACCACGCACCTGTTCCTGGCCACTCGTTTCAACTGCAACAAGTGTCACGACCATCCCTTCGAGAAATGGACCTGGGATCAGTATTATCAAACCGCAGCCTTCTTTGCCCAAGTGGATCTGAAGACCGATCCTGCAAGTGCGGGTAAGACCATCGGTGGCACGGCCGTCGAAGGAGCCAAACCTCTCTACGAGATTGTCAGCGACAAGACTGAAGGGGAGATGAATCACCTGCGCACCAATGCCCCAGTCGCACCCAAGGTGCCTTTCGAGATGGAGTTGGTGAGCAAGACCGCCAAAACACGGCGCGAGCAATTCGCCACCTGGATGACCAGCCCGGACAATGACTACTTCGCCATGAGTTATGCCAACCGCATCTGGGGTTATCTCACTGGCACAGGTGTGATTGAGCCGCTGGATGACATTCGCGCTGGTAATCCACCGAGCAATCCCGAATTGCTACAATACCTCACGAATGAATTCATCCAGAGTGGTTTCAATGTGCGGCACCTGATGAAGATCATCACCCAGAGCCGCTCGTATCAGCTCAGTCTCGCCACCAACAAATGGAATGAAGACGACAAGGTGAACTACAGTCATGCGAAGGCGCGCCGTCTGCCCGCTGAGGTGCTGTTTGACTCCGTTTTTGCCGTGACGGGCTCCATGCCTAACATTCCGGGTGTGCCGAAGGGAACTCGTGCGGCTCAGCTCATTGACGGACAGACCCAGCTTCCCGATGGCTTCCTCACTAACTTTGGCAAACCTGCACGTGAGAGCGTTTGTGAGTGCGAACGCAGCAATGAAGTGAACCTCGGGCCGGTTATGGCCTTGATGTCGGGGCCTACCGTGGGGGATGCGATCAGCGATCCGAACAACGCCATCGCCAAGCTGGCTCGTGAGGTGAAGGATGATGCCAAGCTCGTGGAAGAGATCTTTGTTCGTATCCTCAATCGCAAACCCACAGGTAAGGAGATCAATGCGGCCCTGGCTAGCATGGCAGGCATGGATTCCGAAAACAAAGTGCTGGCCGCAGAGTGGCAAGCCAAGGAGGTGGAGCAAAAGCCTGTCATCGAAAAAGCTGAAGCAGATCGCCTAGCGCTCATGGAGAAGACCAAGGGGGAACTGGAAAGTTATAAAGTGAAAATGGCTCCCGAATGGAAGAAGAAAGAAGAGGCTCGTCTGGCAGCTATCAAGAAAGCGGAAGAGGGTGTGAAAAAAGTGGCTGACACCGCGCCTGTCCAGCAACCCCGATGGGAGCAGTATGCGGATCTCAGCACGGAGTGGTATCCCTTGGAGTTGACTGTCAATCGCGCTGGAGGCGTGGAAAAACTGGAAGTGCAGCCGGATGGCTCTGTTTTAGCCACACCCCTTGCGGATGGCAAGGTCACTCCGGGCAACTACATGGTGAATGGTAAGTCACCGTTGGAGACGATCACGGCCATCAAGCTGGAAGTGCTGCCCGATGACAGCCTGCCTAACAATGGACCAGGTTTGGCCCCGGATGGCAACTTCGTGCTCAGTGAATTCAATGTCAGTGCGACTCCGGCAAGCGCCGAAGGCGGTAAGCGTGTCAAAGGCGGAACACCCGTGGAAGTGCGCAATCCCAAGGCTGACTTCGAGCAGACTGGATTTCCTGTGACAGAGGCTCTGAAGAAGGGGAACCGGGACAAAGGCTGGGCCGTGTCACCTGAGGGTGGTTACCGGCATGAAGCCATCTTTGAGTTTGCCAAGCCCATTGCCTACAAAGGTGGGGCGCAGATCATCGTGCAGATGAGTCAGCCCTTCCAAAATGGGAAGTATAACCTCGGGCGTTTCCGCTTGTGGGTGACCTCCAGCCCAGCGCCACGCTTCGGGGTTGCTAAGTTGGTGGCAGATGCGATCAAGGCTCCTGTGGCAAAGCGCACGCAAGAACAGAAGGAAGCTCTCGCCGCGCATTTCTTGGCTCAATTCAAAGATTACCAATCCACGAAGAAGACCCTGGTGGCGGCACAAAGACCCGTGCAAGTGGATCCTCAGTTGATCGTCTTGAAGAATCAATACACCGAGGCTACGAATCCGATCGTGTTAGATCCGAAGCTGGTGCAACTCCGTCGCGATGCCGAGCTAAGCCGCAAACAGCTCGAAGATAAGCGCCTCACCGCCGCTCAAGACCTTGCGTGGGCGTTGATCAATTCACCCGCCTTCCTGTTCAATCACTGA
- a CDS encoding nucleotidyltransferase, with the protein MKQSESVIFILSALETSGIEYMVGGSVAYMNYAIPRATKDFDLVIQIHEPEFTEFLGAVAPSFDLDPQIYVESLTGTKRYILQHRKTAFDVELFIRSEDPHHLEMWGRKFRRRLVFCNYEAWIPTAEDMIIQKLRWGRPQDLVDVDNMITIQSPNLDWPYIEHWCDQHGTRPLLEQIRASLPPLD; encoded by the coding sequence ATGAAACAGAGCGAGTCTGTCATCTTCATTCTCAGCGCACTCGAAACCTCAGGGATTGAATACATGGTTGGTGGTTCCGTCGCCTACATGAATTATGCCATTCCTCGGGCAACCAAGGATTTTGATTTGGTCATCCAGATTCATGAACCGGAATTCACTGAATTTCTAGGAGCCGTCGCGCCGTCCTTCGACTTGGATCCACAGATTTACGTGGAGAGTCTCACTGGAACCAAACGCTACATTCTCCAGCATCGGAAAACCGCTTTTGATGTCGAACTCTTCATCCGAAGCGAAGATCCACATCATCTAGAAATGTGGGGGCGCAAATTCAGGCGGCGCCTTGTCTTCTGCAATTACGAAGCATGGATCCCCACTGCGGAGGACATGATCATTCAAAAGCTCCGCTGGGGACGCCCACAAGATCTGGTGGATGTGGATAATATGATCACGATCCAATCCCCCAACCTCGACTGGCCTTACATCGAGCATTGGTGTGATCAGCATGGCACAAGGCCGCTGCTAGAGCAGATCCGAGCCAGCCTGCCGCCCCTGGACTGA
- a CDS encoding Wadjet anti-phage system protein JetA family protein, with amino-acid sequence MPVEHLSQRLFASVSADFFRPLVRPSAPVYVDGADRLIEEAGEAGRLPQSDALAILREVLSQHPQVALQEDEGGGLQDIRARAGKLFNQMLQVRWIEDQAVSLNERWVIISPSLRPLMRTLRDLAESEIAELKSFADTLRGVCVTLEQRDVLNPVVTPSQELRATVHDLLQRMEHAILQLHGVEKLIHGFEKRQRETESGAETLRLFYHDFHEGQHMVCYDVLRSGGLLPRLQRARTKVRDATENLLLVQHLADGIRENRTHLDENEAWELANTQIQRLERQLAGLRLRAEAIDARVASFNRLSVQRYRYQSELRGRRPDMIKNYCDAINAVHRGKKFNELRIEPDFPLMTPEVDFFYGFASLARPRRARAQVALELGESLSAEDEAADLERLRQRQKFALTPHRAARLVARLLREHGPGVSTEGFKLESPEELLDLMAAAAYHHGIDATSGEEQRWQIQSTSREHALQPENIPLDAQAGWRVERFALVRPS; translated from the coding sequence ATGCCAGTCGAACACCTCAGCCAGCGCCTTTTTGCCAGTGTCTCTGCGGACTTCTTTCGTCCGTTGGTGCGCCCTTCGGCACCGGTGTATGTGGATGGTGCGGATCGCCTGATCGAGGAGGCCGGAGAGGCCGGCCGCCTGCCCCAGTCCGACGCGCTGGCGATCTTACGAGAGGTGCTCTCTCAGCATCCCCAGGTGGCCTTGCAAGAGGACGAAGGCGGCGGGCTTCAAGACATTCGCGCCCGAGCAGGCAAGCTGTTTAATCAGATGCTCCAGGTGCGCTGGATCGAGGACCAAGCTGTCAGCCTGAATGAGCGCTGGGTCATCATCTCCCCTTCCCTGCGCCCGCTGATGCGCACCCTGCGGGATCTGGCGGAAAGCGAGATCGCTGAATTGAAAAGCTTTGCTGATACCCTGCGCGGCGTTTGTGTCACTCTGGAGCAGCGGGATGTGCTGAACCCGGTGGTCACTCCCTCCCAGGAACTCCGGGCCACGGTGCACGATCTGCTCCAACGTATGGAGCACGCCATTCTCCAACTCCATGGGGTGGAAAAGCTGATCCACGGCTTTGAAAAACGCCAGCGAGAGACGGAATCCGGTGCCGAGACCCTACGACTGTTTTATCACGACTTTCACGAAGGCCAGCACATGGTCTGCTATGACGTGCTGCGCAGCGGTGGCCTGCTGCCTCGTCTCCAGCGTGCCCGCACGAAGGTGCGCGATGCCACAGAGAACCTGCTGCTCGTCCAGCACCTTGCGGATGGCATTCGCGAAAATCGCACGCACCTGGATGAAAACGAGGCCTGGGAATTGGCCAATACCCAGATCCAACGCCTGGAGCGCCAGCTTGCCGGTCTTCGCCTGCGAGCCGAGGCCATTGATGCTCGTGTGGCTTCCTTCAACCGCCTGTCCGTGCAGCGATATCGTTATCAGTCAGAGCTGCGTGGTCGCCGTCCGGACATGATCAAAAACTACTGCGATGCCATCAATGCCGTGCATCGCGGTAAGAAGTTCAATGAACTGCGGATCGAGCCGGACTTCCCGCTCATGACCCCAGAGGTAGATTTCTTCTATGGCTTCGCTTCCCTGGCCCGTCCGCGCCGCGCCCGCGCCCAGGTTGCCCTGGAGCTCGGCGAATCCCTTTCCGCCGAAGACGAAGCCGCCGATCTGGAGCGCCTGCGCCAGCGCCAGAAATTCGCCCTCACCCCACACCGCGCGGCCCGCCTCGTGGCCCGTCTTCTACGTGAGCATGGCCCTGGTGTCAGCACTGAGGGTTTCAAATTGGAATCGCCCGAGGAACTGCTCGACCTCATGGCCGCAGCCGCCTATCACCACGGCATTGATGCCACCTCGGGTGAAGAGCAGCGCTGGCAAATCCAGAGCACCAGCCGCGAGCACGCCCTGCAACCTGAAAACATTCCCCTCGATGCCCAGGCTGGCTGGCGTGTCGAACGTTTCGCTTTAGTCCGTCCCTCATGA
- a CDS encoding DUF4194 domain-containing protein gives MSSLPWPSFWADVPERDRSPIRDVLSDLLRHGVILGDEGSGRDSYLLVRDQYPDHIREYLAPLGLELIIDHEPPLIQARPVPEECQLLATFTKDETLLVLALWRIYDESRAEQAAEAVIVTANDLWVKWRVFFENIEPPGITALEELLARLRRKKLIRFQRSDDSARPGEAVIEILPSLPRCIPFDSIEAWLERAKLYEPEQVGTALPLEE, from the coding sequence ATGAGTTCCCTTCCCTGGCCATCCTTCTGGGCCGATGTGCCCGAGCGTGATCGCTCCCCCATCCGCGATGTCTTGTCTGACCTCCTGCGTCACGGCGTCATCCTCGGTGATGAGGGCAGCGGTCGTGACTCCTACCTCCTCGTTCGAGATCAGTATCCAGATCACATCCGCGAATACCTGGCTCCGCTCGGCCTGGAGCTGATCATTGACCACGAGCCTCCGCTCATTCAGGCACGGCCCGTGCCGGAGGAGTGCCAGCTTTTGGCCACCTTCACCAAGGATGAAACCCTGCTCGTGCTCGCCCTGTGGCGTATCTACGATGAATCCCGTGCCGAGCAAGCCGCCGAGGCTGTGATCGTCACCGCCAATGACCTGTGGGTGAAATGGCGCGTCTTCTTTGAAAACATCGAGCCCCCGGGCATCACCGCCCTGGAGGAACTGCTCGCCCGCCTGCGCCGCAAGAAGCTGATCCGCTTCCAACGCAGCGACGACAGCGCCCGCCCCGGTGAGGCTGTCATCGAGATCCTGCCCAGCCTGCCGCGCTGCATCCCCTTTGATAGCATCGAGGCTTGGTTAGAACGCGCCAAGCTCTACGAGCCCGAGCAAGTCGGCACCGCCTTGCCTCTGGAAGAATAA